A section of the Humulus lupulus chromosome 2, drHumLupu1.1, whole genome shotgun sequence genome encodes:
- the LOC133817790 gene encoding protein trichome birefringence-like 19: MMAHVLKYSPFGKTNLLPKKQYITSTIRLLPLALTITLLCLLSPHLFSFLSSSSSSSLPWLKSHMFSFSFHKCSIFRGNWVYDPYKRPFYTNFTCPEIYDQQNCMKFGRPDSEFLKWSWKPAGSTCDDLPTFDAAQFLELVKGKSIAFVGDSVARNQMQSLLCLLATVEYPKNVSSKTHAKVRRWLYPSYNFTLASFWSPYLVKAKEADTKGTVHKRLMDLYLDQVDNAWTVHMESFDYVIISAARWFFGPEIYHEKGRVVGCNYCLKNDIKNLTMAYGYKGAFRTAFKALLGLENFKGEVILRTLSPAHFENGEWNEGGECSRTEPVLRSEMKLSWFEKELYSGQIEELRAVEREGRKKGVKFRVMDITEAMVARPDGHPNHFGHWPHENVTIADCVHWCLPGPIDTWNEFLFQMLKT, encoded by the exons ATGATGGCCCATGTCCTGAAATATTCTCCCTTCGGTAAGACAAATCTTCTACCCAAAAAACAGTACATCACTTCCACAATTCGACTCCTCCCACTTGCACTTACCATAACACTTCTTTGCCTACTCTCTCCTCACTTGTTCAGTTttctctcttcttcatcatcatcatcacttcCATGGCTCAAGTCTCACATGTTTAGCTTTAGTTTTCACAAGTGCAGCATTTTTCGAGGCAATTGGGTTTATGATCCTTACAAGAGGCCTTTCTATACTAACTTCACTTGTCCTGAGATCTATGATCAGCAGAATTGTATGAAGTTTGGAAGACCAGATTCTGAGTTCTTGAAATGGAGTTGGAAACCAGCAGGTTCTACTTGTGATGATCTTCCTACTTTTGATGCTGCTCAGTTCTTGGAGCTTGTTAAAGGCAAGTCAATTGCCTTTGTTGGAGACTCAGTGGCCAGAAACCAAATGCAGTCATTGTTGTGCCTCTTAGCCACA GTGGAATATCCAAAAAATGTGTCTTCTAAGACACATGCAAAGGTCAGACGTTGGCTCTACCCCAGCTATAACTTCACGTTAGCGTCGTTTTGGTCACCTTATTTGGTCAAAGCCAAAGAAGCTGACACAAAAGGCACAGTACACAAACGGCTCATGGACCTTTATTTGGACCAAGTTGATAATGCATGGACAGTTCACATGGAGTCATTTGACTACGTTATCATCTCAGCCGCACGATGGTTCTTTGGTCCCGAAATATACCACGAGAAAGGTCGTGTCGTTGGGTGCAATTATTGCCTTAAAAATGACATAAAAAACCTCACAATGGCCTATGGCTACAAAGGGGCCTTTAGGACAGCCTTCAAGGCTCTTTTGGGGCTTGAAAATTTCAAGGGAGAGGTAATTCTGAGGACCCTTTCACCTGCTCATTTTGAGAATGGTGAGTGGAATGAAGGTGGGGAGTGTAGTAGAACAGAACCGGTTTTGAGGTCAGAGATGAAGCTGAGTTGGTTTGAGAAGGAACTGTATTCGGGTCAGATTGAGGAGCTGAGAGCAGTGGAAAGAGAAGGTAGAAAAAAGGGTGTGAAGTTTAGGGTTATGGATATAACTGAAGCCATGGTTGCAAGGCCTGATGGGCATCCAAACCATTTTGGGCACTGGCCACATGAGAATGTTACCATTGCTGATTGTGTTCATTGGTGTTTGCCTGGACCCATTGATACTTGGAATGAGTTTTTGTTTCAAATGTTAAAAACATGA
- the LOC133817787 gene encoding protein trichome birefringence-like 19, translating into MKHNQANNDHHHHQFLYRIIIKNYKSSSTKRVVLLAVLIFLVILTTVPIYHPSINYSSFFFTTSTDNSSSSSLVPGDDDWDIKIQSSSTHKCDIFSGEWVPNPEAPYYTNETCWAIHEHQNCMKYGRPDSEFMKWKWKPDGCSLPVFNPAQFLELVRDKSLAFVGDSVARNQMQSLICLLSRVEYPYDVSYTSNEQYKRWKYTTYNFTLATFWTPHLVKAQKTDPTKSGLFNLYMDELDEAWTTQAEEFDYIILSGGQWFFTPMVFYENHKIVGCHYCQLQNVTNLGMYYGYRRALRTALKAINGLKNYKGVTYLRTFAPAHFEGGLWNEGGNCVRTVPFKSNETLLEGPSMELYMIQVEEFRNAEREGRKRGLKFRLLDTTQAMLLRPDGHPSRFGHWPNENVTLYNDCVHWCLPGPIDTWNDFLLEMIKTERLRSAEESLRFSDRKLLVK; encoded by the exons ATGAAGCACAATCAAGCTAACAacgatcatcatcatcatcagttTCTCTATAGAATCATCATCAAAAACTACAAGTCTAGTAGTACCAAAAGAGTGGTTCTCTTAGCAGTACTAATCTTCCTAGTTATCCTCACCACCGTCCCAATCTACCACCCTTCTATAAACTACTCGTCGTTTTTCTTTACTACTAGTACTGACAATAGTTCGTCGTCGTCGTTAGTGCCCGGTGACGATGATTGGGATATTAAAATACAGTCGTCGTCGACACACAAGTGTGACATATTTTCCGGGGAATGGGTTCCGAATCCAGAGGCGCCGTACTACACGAACGAGACTTGTTGGGCCATACACGAGCACCAGAACTGCATGAAATACGGGCGACCCGACTCCGAATTCATGAAGTGGAAGTGGAAACCCGACGGGTGTAGCTTGCCCGTTTTCAACCCGGCTCAGTTCTTGGAGTTGGTTAGAGATAAATCCTTGGCTTTTGTGGGTGACTCTGTGGCTAGAAACCAAATGCAATCTCTCATATGCCTACTTTCAAGG GTTGAATATCCATATGACGTGTCATACACTTCAAACGAACAATACAAACGGTGGAAGTACACAACGTACAACTTCACCCTAGCCACATTTTGGACCCCTCATTTGGTAAAAGCCCAAAAAACAGACCCAACTAAGTCAGGCTTGTTCAATCTTTACATGGACGAATTGGACGAGGCATGGACGACCCAAGCCGAGGAGTTCGACTACATCATACTCTCAGGGGGCCAATGGTTTTTCACGCCCATGGTCTTCTACGAGAACCATAAGATAGTCGGCTGCCACTACTGCCAACTACAAAATGTGACCAATTTGGGTATGTACTATGGCTATAGGAGAGCCTTGAGGACAGCTTTGAAGGCCATCAATGGCTTAAAAAACTACAAGGGTGTCACTTACCTTAGGACTTTTGCACCAGCCCATTTCGAAGGTGGGTTGTGGAACGAAGGAGGCAATTGTGTCAGAACGGTGCCGTTTAAGAGCAATGAAACCCTCCTCGAGGGTCCCAGTATGGAGCTTTATATGATCCAAGTGGAGGAGTTTAGGAATGCTGAGAGAGAAGGCAGAAAAAGAGGGTTGAAGTTTAGGTTGCTCGATACTACTCAAGCCATGTTGTTGAGGCCAGATGGTCACCCTAGTAGATTTGGTCATTGGCCCAATGAGAATGTGACTCTGTATAATGATTGTGTGCATTggtgtttgcctggtcccatTGACACGTGGAATGATTTCTTGCTTGAGATGATCAAGACTGAACGGTTGAGATCTGCCGAGGAGAGCCTTCGATTTTCTGATAGAAAATTGCTAGTGAAATag
- the LOC133817786 gene encoding protein trichome birefringence-like 19 has translation MKHIQTNNDHHHFPYGIIKNYKFNTKKLVLLSFVFLVILTIVPVYHPSVNYSSFFFSSRNDDMSSSPSLSPSSSGGGDDESSSERNVDIRIQSSSTHKCDIFSGEWVPNPEAPYYTNETCWAIHEHQNCMKYGRPDSEFMKWKWKPDGCDLPVFNPAQFLELVRDKTLAFVGDSVARNQMQSLICLLSRVEYPIDESYTKDEQFKRWKYTTYNFTLATFWTPHLVKGRESDPNGPTKTGLFSLYLDEFDEEWTTKVEEFDYIILSGGHWFFRPMVFYENHKIVGCHYCQLENVTDLGMYYGYRKAMRTALKAINGLKNYKGVTYLRTFAPSHFEGGLWNEGGNCFRTTPFRSNETLLEGPNMEFYMTQVEEFRNAERDGRRRGLKFRLLDTTQAMLLRPDGHPSRFGHWPNENVTLYNDCVHWCLPGPIDTWNDFLLEMIKTERLRSAEESLQFSDRKLLVR, from the exons ATGAAGCACATTCAAACCAACAACGATCATCATCACTTTCCCTATGGAATCATCAAAAACTACAAGTTCAACACCAAAAAACTGGTTCTCTTATCTTTTGTCTTCCTAGTTATCCTCACCATCGTCCCTGTCTACCACCCTTCCGTTAACTACTCGTCGTTTTTCTTTAGTTCTAGAAATGATGATATGTCGTCGTCGCCGTCGTTGTCTCCGTCGTCGTCCGGTGGTGGCGACGATGAGTCGTCGTCGGAGAGAAATGTTGATATTAGAATACAGTCGTCGTCGACGCACAAGTGCGACATATTTTCCGGGGAATGGGTTCCGAACCCGGAGGCGCCGTACTACACGAACGAGACGTGTTGGGCCATACACGAGCACCAGAACTGCATGAAATACGGGCGACCCGACTCCGAATTCATGAAGTGGAAGTGGAAACCCGACGGGTGTGACTTGCCCGTTTTCAACCCGGCTCAGTTCTTGGAATTGGTCAGAGATAAAACCTTGGCTTTTGTGGGTGACTCTGTGGCTAGAAACCAAATGCAATCTCTCATATGCCTACTTTCAAGG GTTGAATATCCAATTGACGAGTCATACACCAAAGATGAACAATTCAAAAGATGGAAGTACACAACGTACAACTTCACCCTAGCCACATTCTGGACCCCACATTTGGTAAAAGGCCGAGAATCAGACCCAAACGGCCCAACGAAAACGGGCCTGTTCAGTCTCTACTTGGACGAGTTCGACGAGGAATGGACGACCAAAGTGGAGGAATTCGACTACATCATACTCTCAGGGGGGCATTGGTTTTTCAGGCCGATGGTCTTCTACGAGAACCATAAGATAGTCGGCTGCCACTACTGCCAGCTAGAAAATGTGACCGATTTGGGTATGTACTATGGCTATAGGAAAGCCATGAGGACAGCTTTGAAAGCCATTAATGGCTTAAAAAACTACAAGGGTGTTACTTACCTTAGGACTTTTGCACCGTCCCATTTCGAGGGTGGGTTATGGAACGAAGGAGGGAACTGTTTCAGAACGACGCCGTTTAGGAGTAACGAGACCCTTTTGGAGGGCCCAAATATGGAGTTTTATATGACCCAAGTGGAGGAGTTTAGGAATGCTGAGAGGGACGGCAGGAGAAGAGGCTTGAAGTTTAGGTTGCTCGATACTACTCAAGCCATGTTGTTGAGGCCAGATGGTCACCCTAGTAGATTTGGTCATTGGCCCAATGAGAATGTGACTTTGTATAATGATTGCGTGCATTggtgtttgcctggtcccatTGACACGTGGAATGATTTCTTGCTCGAGATGATCAAGACTGAACGGTTGAGATCTGCCGAGGAGAGCCTTCAGTTTTCTGACAGAAAATTGCTAGTGAGAtag